In the Cryomorphaceae bacterium genome, one interval contains:
- a CDS encoding DUF1295 domain-containing protein produces MSHALFNILVLVWMAVALLTMVVLFRVVAPFGRHTSDTFGPTMPNHWGWCVMEVPSLLSLSYFFFTGSLSPTPLTWFMYGLWALHYLNRSFVYPFRQRDKSKRMPVAIVGSAIFFNLINGFFNGYYLGNFADFSADWWWSLPFMFGTILFFAGMLINMHSDHVLLNLRKPGEKTYRIPKGGLFRWVSCPNLFGEMVEWAGYALLTWNLASLSFAVWTVANLLPRAMAHHRWYQRRFPDYPSGRKAVIPGVL; encoded by the coding sequence ATGAGCCACGCCCTTTTCAATATTCTGGTGCTTGTGTGGATGGCCGTGGCGCTGCTAACCATGGTGGTGTTGTTTCGGGTAGTGGCTCCTTTCGGGCGACACACAAGCGATACCTTTGGCCCCACCATGCCCAATCATTGGGGCTGGTGTGTGATGGAAGTGCCCTCATTGCTAAGCTTGTCCTACTTCTTTTTCACCGGCTCACTCAGTCCAACTCCGCTCACGTGGTTTATGTATGGTTTGTGGGCGCTGCATTACTTGAACCGCAGCTTTGTGTACCCTTTTCGGCAGCGCGACAAATCCAAGCGAATGCCGGTGGCCATCGTGGGCTCGGCCATATTTTTCAACCTCATCAATGGCTTTTTCAACGGGTACTACCTCGGCAACTTTGCAGACTTTTCGGCCGACTGGTGGTGGAGCCTGCCGTTTATGTTCGGCACCATCCTGTTTTTTGCGGGGATGCTCATCAACATGCACTCCGACCACGTGCTCCTCAATTTGCGCAAGCCGGGCGAAAAGACGTATCGCATCCCCAAAGGAGGGCTGTTTCGGTGGGTGTCGTGCCCCAATCTTTTCGGAGAAATGGTAGAATGGGCGGGATACGCCCTGCTCACATGGAATCTGGCGTCGCTGAGTTTTGCCGTGTGGACGGTTGCCAACCTGCTGCCACGAGCCATGGCCCATCATCGCTGGTATCAACGAAGGTTTCCGGATTATCCGTCCGGTAGAAAAGCGGTTATTCCCGGAGTTTTGTAG